A genomic region of Oryza glaberrima chromosome 1, OglaRS2, whole genome shotgun sequence contains the following coding sequences:
- the LOC127754592 gene encoding actin-related protein 6, whose amino-acid sequence MTGGSGVVVLDNGGGLLKAGFGGDMNPTAVVPNCMAKPPGSKKWLVADQLQAQDVDVTGMTLRRPIDRGYLINQEVQREVWERVIRNLLQVDPNNSSLLLVEPQFNPPALQHATDELVFEELGFKSLCVADAPSLVHLYEASRQPSLFRAQCSLVVDCGFSFTHASPVLQNFTLNYAVRRMDLGGKALTNYLKELISYRSLNVMDETLLIDDAKEKLCFVSLDVPGDLRLARLSSNDNPFRCSYILPDGITYKKGFVKDLDEACRYSSLPANGESVRKDSSDSDRSKFEDKKKPELSQNEFVLTNERFLVPEMLFHPIDLGMNQAGLAECIVRAIQACHPHLQPVLFERIILAGGSTLFPRFTERLEKELRPLVPDDYQVKIIAQEDPILGAWRGGSLLAHRPDFESMCITKSEYEEMGSMRCRRRFFH is encoded by the exons ATGACGGGTGGATCAGGTGTTGTGGTGCTAGACAATGGGGGTGGTCTTCTGAAGGCTGGATTTGGTGGGGACATGAATCCGACTGCTGTTGTCCCCAACTGTATGGCCAAGCCCCCTGGTTCCAAGAAATGGCTAGTTGCTGACCAGCTGCAGGCACAAGATGTTGATGTTACTGGCATGACATTGAGGCGTCCTATTGATCGTGGCTATCTCATCAATCAAGAAGTGCAACGGGAGGTGTGGGAGCGGGTTATACGCAACCTACTGCAGGTGGATCCTAACAACTCATCGTTGCTACTGGTGGAACCACAGTTCAACCCTCCAGCACTGCAGCATGCAACCGATGAGCTTGTTTTTGAGGAGCTTGGTTTCAAATCTCTTTGTGTTGCAGATGCCCCTTCCCTTGTTCACCTTTATGAGGCTAGCCGCCAGCCATCGCTGTTTCGAGCTCAATGTAGCCTTGTTGTTGACTGTGGCTTCTCTTTCACTCATGCATCTCCCGTGCTTCAAAACTTTACACTGAATTATGCTGTGCGGCGCATGGACCTTGGTGGAAAGGCCCTCACAAACTATCTCAAAGAGCTCATTTCATATCGCTCCCTTAATGTCATGGATGAAACACTCCTCATTGATGATGCAAAGGAAAAACTATGCTTTGTATCCCTTGATGTCCCTGGTGATCTTCGTCTTGCCAG GTTATCATCTAATGACAACCCTTTTAGATGCTCCTACATTCTCCCTGATGGTATAACATACAAGAAAGGGTTTGTGAAGGACTTGGATGAGGCATGCAGATACAGCTCCCTGCCTGCTAATGGAGAATCGGTTAGAAAGGATAGTTCTGACAGCGATAGGAGCAAGTTTGAGGATAAGAAAAAGCCTGAACTTAGTCAAAAT GAATTTGTGTTGACCAATGAGAGGTTCCTAGTGCCAGAGATGCTTTTCCATCCAATTGATCTGG GTATGAATCAAGCTGGGCTTGCTGAGTGCATAGTTCGTGCTATACAAGCTTGCCACCCACATCTTCAACCTGTGCTTTTTGAGAG AATTATCCTGGCAGGAGGAAGCACGCTATTCCCTCGATTCACCGAAAGATT GGAAAAGGAACTTCGTCCTCTTGTGCCTGATGACTACCAAGTAAAGATAATTGCTCAGGAGGA CCCAATTCTTGGTGCCTGGAGAGGTGGATCTCTTTTGGCGCACAGGCCTGATTTTGAATCAATGTGCATTACAAAATCAGAGTATGAAGAGATGGGTTCAATGCGGTGCCGTCGTAGATTCTTTCACTGA